The following proteins are co-located in the Mesorhizobium australicum WSM2073 genome:
- a CDS encoding ABC transporter permease: MSSPILKLIAQRIALGILLLLAISVLIFAGTQILPGDVAQAILGQSATPESLANLREQLGLNDPAYVRYFHWLGGVLTGDLGTAMSSGQDIATSIKSRLWNTLFLAFWAAIVAVPLAIILGLIAVRYRNGWVDKLISGLALASTSFPEFFIGYVLVYFFAVKWQIFPGISTVYEGMPFGERMQAIALPATALTLVVLAHMMRMTRAAILNVMQSAYVETAELKGLSAFNVIRKHAFPNAIAPIINVVMLNLAYLIVGVVVVEVIFVYPGMGQYLVDHVTKRDVPVVQAVGLIFAAVYISLNIIADIAAIVANPRLRHPK, from the coding sequence ATGTCTTCACCCATCCTGAAACTCATTGCCCAGCGCATTGCGCTGGGCATCCTCCTTCTGTTGGCCATCTCGGTCCTGATCTTCGCCGGCACGCAGATTCTGCCAGGCGATGTCGCGCAAGCCATTCTGGGACAATCCGCGACGCCGGAATCGCTCGCCAATCTGCGTGAGCAGCTCGGGCTGAACGACCCGGCCTATGTCAGGTATTTCCACTGGCTCGGCGGCGTCTTGACCGGCGACCTCGGCACGGCGATGTCGAGCGGGCAGGATATCGCAACCTCGATCAAGTCGCGCCTGTGGAACACACTGTTCCTCGCCTTCTGGGCGGCGATCGTGGCCGTACCGCTGGCCATCATCCTGGGCCTGATCGCGGTGCGCTACCGCAATGGCTGGGTCGACAAGCTGATCTCCGGGCTGGCACTGGCCTCGACCTCCTTCCCCGAATTCTTCATCGGCTATGTGCTGGTCTATTTCTTCGCCGTGAAGTGGCAGATCTTTCCCGGCATCTCGACTGTCTACGAAGGCATGCCCTTCGGTGAGCGGATGCAGGCGATCGCGCTGCCGGCGACGGCGCTGACGCTGGTGGTGCTCGCCCACATGATGCGCATGACGCGAGCGGCGATCCTCAATGTCATGCAGTCAGCCTATGTCGAGACGGCGGAACTGAAAGGCCTGTCGGCGTTCAACGTCATCCGCAAGCACGCCTTCCCCAATGCCATCGCGCCGATCATCAACGTCGTCATGCTCAACCTCGCCTATCTCATCGTCGGCGTCGTCGTGGTCGAGGTGATTTTCGTCTATCCCGGCATGGGGCAATATCTCGTCGATCACGTCACCAAGCGTGACGTACCGGTGGTACAGGCCGTCGGCCTGATCTTCGCCGCCGTCTACATCAGTCTCAACATCATCGCGGACATAGCGGCGATCGTCGCCAATCCGCGTCTCCGCCATCCGAAATAG
- a CDS encoding ABC transporter substrate-binding protein, which translates to MKTELDHLADLAGQGRISRRDFLGRTAALGVSAALATTLAGRAFAQSPVKGGIIKAGLQGGESTNSLDPALNLSQVTYSFSKQWGEYLARLTPDNKLVNLIAEDIGASKDAKTWTIKVRDGIEFHNGKTVNAEDVAATIERHADEKSKSGALGILKNIKGVKASGKEVIVTLGDADADFPYLMADYHLVIQPNGGKDNPNAGISAGPYKVTVNQPGVRHGGERFANYWQGDKAGHADQVEIVVINDATARLAALQGGQVHMINRVEPKVVDLVKRIAGVSIENVSGKGYYPFNMFCDTAPFDSNDLRMALKLAMDREEMLEKILRGYGSVGNDFPINEAYPLFTAIEQRKFDPEKAAALYKKSGHSGSVLLRTSDVAFPGAVDAAQLYQQSAAKAGIKIEIKREPGDGYWSEVWNKKPFSLSYWGGRATQDQMYSTGYVSTADWNDTRFKRPEFDKMLFAARGELDQDKRKAIYHDMAVMMRDEGGLIVPFFNQFIDAAATNKISGWVKNPIGEMMDGYALGECWLNA; encoded by the coding sequence ATGAAGACTGAACTCGATCATCTCGCCGATCTCGCTGGCCAGGGCCGGATATCGCGTCGCGACTTTCTTGGCCGCACCGCGGCGCTCGGCGTGTCCGCCGCGCTGGCAACGACGCTGGCCGGGAGGGCCTTCGCGCAGAGCCCGGTCAAGGGCGGCATCATCAAGGCCGGCCTGCAGGGCGGTGAATCGACCAACAGCCTCGACCCTGCCCTGAACCTCAGCCAGGTCACCTACAGTTTCAGCAAGCAGTGGGGCGAGTATCTTGCCCGGTTAACCCCAGACAACAAGCTGGTAAACCTGATCGCCGAAGACATCGGCGCTTCCAAGGACGCCAAGACGTGGACGATCAAGGTCCGTGACGGCATCGAATTCCACAATGGCAAGACGGTAAACGCCGAAGACGTTGCCGCCACCATCGAGCGCCATGCCGACGAGAAGTCGAAGTCGGGCGCGCTCGGTATCCTCAAGAACATCAAGGGCGTCAAGGCGAGCGGCAAGGAAGTGATCGTCACGCTCGGCGATGCAGACGCCGACTTCCCCTATCTGATGGCCGACTACCATCTCGTCATCCAGCCGAATGGCGGCAAGGACAACCCGAATGCCGGCATCAGCGCCGGTCCCTACAAGGTCACCGTCAACCAGCCGGGCGTGCGCCATGGCGGCGAACGCTTTGCCAACTACTGGCAGGGCGACAAGGCCGGCCATGCCGACCAGGTCGAGATCGTCGTCATCAATGACGCGACGGCGCGTCTCGCTGCCCTCCAGGGTGGTCAGGTCCACATGATCAACCGCGTCGAGCCGAAGGTTGTCGATCTGGTCAAGCGCATTGCCGGCGTAAGTATCGAGAACGTGTCTGGCAAGGGCTACTACCCGTTCAACATGTTCTGCGACACCGCACCCTTCGACAGCAACGATCTGCGTATGGCGCTCAAGCTCGCCATGGACCGCGAGGAAATGCTGGAGAAGATTCTGCGCGGCTACGGCTCGGTGGGCAACGACTTCCCGATCAACGAAGCCTACCCGCTGTTTACCGCCATCGAGCAGCGCAAATTCGATCCGGAAAAAGCCGCCGCCCTCTACAAGAAGTCGGGCCATAGCGGCTCGGTCCTGCTGCGTACCTCCGATGTCGCCTTCCCCGGCGCCGTCGACGCCGCCCAGCTCTATCAGCAGAGTGCGGCCAAAGCCGGGATCAAGATCGAGATCAAGCGCGAGCCCGGCGATGGCTACTGGTCCGAGGTGTGGAACAAAAAGCCCTTCTCGCTCTCCTATTGGGGCGGCCGCGCCACGCAGGATCAGATGTATTCCACCGGCTATGTCTCGACGGCCGACTGGAACGACACGCGCTTCAAGCGGCCGGAATTCGACAAGATGCTGTTTGCGGCGCGCGGCGAACTCGACCAGGACAAGCGCAAGGCGATCTACCACGACATGGCGGTCATGATGCGCGACGAAGGTGGCCTGATCGTGCCCTTCTTCAACCAGTTCATCGACGCGGCCGCCACCAACAAGATCAGCGGCTGGGTCAAGAACCCGATCGGAGAAATGATGGATGGGTACGCGCTGGGAGAATGCTGGCTGAACGCCTGA
- a CDS encoding ABC transporter substrate-binding protein has protein sequence MSNELEFLSRRVASGKLSRRDFLGRAAALGIAAPFANALLSSAARAAGPVKGGTLKAGLVGGESTNSLDPALMMTQVPFAFGKCWGEMIVELSPEGKLENRIAEDIGSSKDAKTWTLKIRDGVEFHNGKTVTAEDVAATLERHSDEKSKSGALGYMKGIDTIKASGKEVVLTLKEANADLPYLLSDYHLIVQPNGGKDKPDAGISAGPYVVKTNEPGVRHGGERFANYWQGDKMGHADQIEVIVINDATARTAALQGGQVNMINRVEPKIVDLIKRVPGVTIRNHAGPGHYVFIMHCNTAPFDNNDLRMALKLAIDREEMLTKVLRGYGSLGNDFPINASYPLFSEIEQRKYDPDKAKFHYKKSGHDGTVLLRTSDVAFPGAVDASQLFQQSAAKAGIKIELKREPGDGYWNEVWNKQPFCASYWGGRSTQDQMYSTAYLSTADWNDTRFKRPDFDKMVLAARAELDEAKRKQMYHDMAVMVRDDGGLILPMFNQFIDATGAKVDGWVDDPHQELMNGYALAKCWLQA, from the coding sequence ATGTCAAACGAACTGGAATTCCTTAGCCGGCGCGTTGCGTCCGGCAAACTGAGCCGTCGTGATTTTCTCGGCCGGGCGGCAGCGCTTGGCATCGCCGCACCCTTCGCCAACGCGCTGCTTTCGAGCGCGGCGCGCGCAGCGGGTCCGGTCAAGGGCGGTACGCTGAAGGCCGGCCTGGTCGGCGGTGAATCCACCAACAGCCTCGACCCGGCGCTGATGATGACGCAGGTGCCGTTCGCCTTCGGCAAGTGCTGGGGCGAAATGATCGTCGAGCTGTCGCCGGAAGGCAAGCTCGAGAACCGCATCGCTGAAGACATCGGCTCGTCCAAGGACGCCAAGACCTGGACGCTGAAGATCCGCGACGGCGTCGAATTCCACAACGGCAAGACCGTGACCGCGGAGGACGTGGCCGCCACGCTGGAGCGCCATTCGGACGAGAAGTCGAAATCCGGCGCGCTCGGCTACATGAAGGGCATCGACACCATCAAGGCCAGCGGCAAGGAAGTGGTGCTGACGCTGAAGGAGGCCAATGCCGACCTTCCCTATTTGCTCAGCGACTATCACCTGATCGTTCAGCCCAATGGCGGCAAGGACAAGCCAGATGCCGGCATCTCGGCAGGGCCATACGTGGTCAAGACCAACGAGCCTGGCGTGCGCCATGGCGGCGAGCGCTTCGCCAATTACTGGCAGGGCGACAAGATGGGCCATGCCGACCAGATCGAGGTCATCGTCATCAATGACGCGACCGCCCGCACGGCAGCGCTGCAGGGCGGCCAGGTCAACATGATCAACCGCGTCGAGCCGAAGATCGTCGACCTGATCAAGCGCGTGCCGGGCGTGACCATCCGCAACCACGCCGGTCCCGGCCACTACGTGTTCATCATGCATTGCAACACGGCGCCGTTCGACAATAACGACCTCAGGATGGCGCTGAAGCTGGCGATCGACCGCGAGGAGATGCTGACCAAGGTGCTGCGCGGCTACGGCTCGCTGGGCAACGATTTCCCGATCAACGCGTCCTATCCGCTGTTCAGCGAGATCGAGCAGCGCAAGTACGATCCCGACAAGGCCAAGTTCCACTACAAGAAATCAGGCCATGACGGCACCGTTCTGCTCAGGACCTCGGACGTGGCTTTCCCCGGCGCCGTCGATGCGTCCCAGTTGTTCCAGCAGAGCGCGGCCAAGGCCGGCATCAAGATCGAGCTCAAGCGAGAGCCCGGCGACGGCTACTGGAACGAGGTCTGGAACAAGCAGCCCTTCTGCGCCTCCTACTGGGGCGGCCGCTCGACGCAGGACCAGATGTATTCGACCGCCTATCTGTCGACGGCAGACTGGAACGACACGCGTTTCAAGCGCCCGGATTTCGACAAGATGGTGCTGGCGGCGCGCGCCGAACTCGACGAGGCCAAGCGCAAGCAGATGTACCATGACATGGCTGTCATGGTCCGCGACGACGGCGGCCTGATCCTGCCGATGTTCAACCAGTTCATCGACGCCACCGGCGCCAAGGTCGATGGCTGGGTGGATGATCCGCACCAGGAACTGATGAACGGCTACGCCCTGGCGAAGTGCTGGCTGCAGGCCTGA
- a CDS encoding ABC transporter ATP-binding protein: MADVKAKSTPLLDIRNLRIEATVYPPGEAPKNIVLVHDVSLTLEKGKVLGLIGESGAGKSTIGLSSMGYGRGGVRITGGEVLLNGRDILKGGKEGFRKLRGREVCYVAQSAAAAFNPAHRLMDQVVEATLLHGTATRAEAEKRAIALFKKLSLPNPEAIGERFPHQVSGGQLQRVMTAMALCSEPDLIVFDEPTTALDVTTQIDVLAAIKDAIRDTHVAALYITHDLAVVAQVSDEIMVLRHGRLVEWGGTRQIIKEPRQEYTNALVSVHEIEHAEQNPGTTPFLSVKNVTAAYGGGQVKVLKNVSVDIYPGQTLAVVGESGSGKSTLARAITGLLPPEQGTVTFDGRPLANRLADRPKEDLRQLQMIYQMADVAMNPRQTVGTIIGRPLEFYFGMHGKQRDARVAELLDKIEMGKGFVDRYPAELSGGQKQRVCIARSLAAKPKLIICDEVTSALDPLVAHGILKLLLELQKEENVAYLFITHDLATVKSIADSIAVMYRGEVVRYGSKSKVLTPPFDDYTDLLLSSVPEMEIGWLEKAIKGRRMASAGN, from the coding sequence ATGGCCGACGTGAAGGCAAAGTCCACCCCTCTGCTCGATATCCGCAATTTGCGCATCGAGGCGACGGTCTATCCGCCAGGTGAGGCGCCGAAGAATATCGTGCTCGTGCACGACGTCTCGCTGACGCTGGAGAAGGGCAAGGTGCTCGGCCTGATCGGCGAATCCGGAGCCGGCAAGTCGACCATCGGCCTGTCGTCCATGGGCTATGGCCGTGGCGGCGTGCGCATCACCGGCGGCGAGGTGCTGCTCAACGGCCGCGACATCCTGAAGGGCGGCAAGGAAGGTTTCCGCAAGCTGCGTGGCCGCGAGGTCTGCTATGTCGCGCAGTCGGCGGCGGCCGCTTTCAACCCGGCGCACAGGCTGATGGACCAGGTGGTGGAAGCCACGCTGCTGCACGGGACGGCGACACGGGCGGAGGCCGAGAAACGCGCGATCGCGCTGTTCAAGAAGCTCAGCCTGCCGAACCCGGAAGCCATCGGCGAACGCTTTCCGCACCAGGTGTCAGGCGGCCAGCTGCAGCGCGTCATGACGGCTATGGCGCTGTGCTCGGAGCCTGACCTGATCGTCTTCGACGAACCGACGACGGCACTCGACGTGACGACGCAGATCGACGTGCTGGCGGCGATCAAGGACGCCATCCGCGACACCCATGTGGCGGCGCTCTATATCACGCACGATTTGGCCGTCGTTGCCCAAGTCTCGGACGAGATCATGGTGCTGCGCCACGGCCGGCTGGTCGAATGGGGCGGCACCCGCCAGATCATCAAGGAACCGCGCCAGGAATACACCAACGCCCTGGTTTCGGTGCACGAGATCGAACATGCCGAGCAGAACCCCGGCACCACGCCGTTCCTGTCGGTCAAGAACGTCACCGCTGCCTATGGCGGCGGCCAGGTCAAGGTGCTGAAGAACGTCTCGGTCGATATCTACCCGGGCCAGACATTGGCCGTGGTTGGCGAATCCGGCTCAGGAAAATCGACGCTGGCGCGCGCCATAACCGGACTTTTGCCACCCGAGCAAGGCACCGTCACGTTCGACGGACGCCCGTTGGCCAACCGGCTTGCCGACCGGCCGAAGGAGGACCTGCGCCAGCTGCAGATGATCTATCAGATGGCCGACGTGGCGATGAACCCGCGTCAGACCGTCGGCACCATCATCGGCCGGCCGCTCGAATTCTATTTCGGCATGCACGGCAAACAGCGCGATGCCCGCGTCGCCGAACTGCTCGACAAGATCGAAATGGGCAAGGGCTTTGTCGACCGTTACCCGGCCGAGCTTTCCGGCGGCCAGAAACAGCGTGTCTGCATCGCCCGCTCGCTCGCGGCAAAACCCAAGCTGATCATCTGCGACGAGGTGACCTCGGCGCTTGACCCCTTGGTGGCGCACGGCATCCTGAAGCTTCTGCTTGAACTGCAGAAGGAGGAGAACGTCGCCTATCTGTTCATCACCCACGATCTGGCGACGGTGAAGTCGATCGCCGATTCGATCGCTGTGATGTATCGCGGCGAGGTGGTGCGCTATGGTTCGAAGAGCAAGGTGCTGACGCCCCCCTTCGACGACTACACCGACCTTCTCTTGTCATCGGTCCCGGAGATGGAGATCGGCTGGCTGGAAAAGGCGATCAAGGGGCGGCGCATGGCCAGCGCCGGGAACTAG
- a CDS encoding ABC transporter permease yields MLDIKRIPIPALIGIVLTALFVLAAIFAPWISPHDNAEIVGDVWEPISAAHWLGTDNLGRDLLSRMIYGARITLFIAVLATALSFSLGAILGFSAAVFGGWFDTILSRLVDLLMSIPTLIMGLVVLSVLPTNLVTLILVMGILDSTRVYRLSRAVAVDINVMDYVEAAKLRGEGSAWIIFREILPNALSPLISELGLRFIYAVLFLSTLSFLGLGVQPPDADWGGMVKENKDGIVFGIGAALIPAAAIAALAISVNLVADWVLNRTTSLKGGRG; encoded by the coding sequence ATGCTCGATATCAAACGCATCCCCATCCCCGCGCTGATCGGCATCGTCCTGACGGCACTGTTCGTGCTGGCGGCGATCTTCGCGCCCTGGATCTCACCGCATGACAATGCCGAAATCGTCGGCGATGTCTGGGAGCCGATATCGGCGGCGCATTGGCTGGGCACCGACAATCTCGGCCGCGATTTGCTGTCCCGGATGATCTATGGCGCGCGCATCACCTTGTTTATCGCGGTGCTGGCCACCGCGCTGTCGTTCTCGCTCGGCGCCATACTTGGCTTTTCGGCGGCCGTGTTCGGCGGCTGGTTCGATACGATCCTGTCGCGCCTCGTCGATCTCCTGATGTCGATCCCGACACTGATCATGGGCCTGGTGGTGCTCTCAGTGCTGCCAACCAACCTGGTGACGCTGATCCTGGTGATGGGCATTCTCGACTCGACGCGCGTCTATCGCCTGTCGCGCGCGGTCGCCGTCGACATCAACGTCATGGACTATGTCGAGGCCGCCAAGCTGCGCGGCGAAGGCAGCGCCTGGATCATCTTCCGCGAAATCCTGCCCAACGCGCTGTCGCCGCTGATCTCCGAGCTCGGCCTGCGCTTCATCTATGCGGTGCTGTTCCTGTCGACGTTGTCCTTTCTCGGCCTCGGCGTGCAGCCGCCGGACGCCGACTGGGGCGGCATGGTGAAGGAGAACAAGGACGGCATCGTGTTCGGCATAGGCGCCGCGCTCATTCCCGCGGCCGCGATCGCAGCACTGGCGATCTCGGTCAATCTTGTGGCCGACTGGGTGCTGAACCGCACGACAAGCCTGAAGGGAGGACGCGGATGA